The Dromaius novaehollandiae isolate bDroNov1 chromosome 20, bDroNov1.hap1, whole genome shotgun sequence genome includes the window gagagaagcgGCTTTTCCGCCCGCTCTGCCCCCCCGGGCGGGTGCGcggctcggccccggcggggggcaggtcgccgggccggggggcgaggGGCCGCCCCGCTCGGCTCGAGCAGGGGCGTTTGTTTGAGCAGCTCCAGAGCAAAGAGCGAGGGAAGAAAGTTTGGGCTGGAGcgtggtttttttccccagacgTCAGCACAAGGCGGaacaggggctggggagggagcccGGCTCGCAGGGCAGCcgagagtttttttctttttttttttcccccctttttaattattattatttgggggggggggaggtggggaaggggGCCGGGGAGCGGCCCGGCACCTCGGGGTGGGctgcgggctggggggggggagccatGGACTCGGCGCCAGCCTTCGCCATGGACAAGCCGTTCGCCCCCAGCGCCGTGCGCGGCCCGGAGCCGCCCGAAAACCCCCAAAGCCGGAAAAACTTCAGCGTGAGCCACCTCCTCGACCTGGAGGAGGTGGCGGCCGGCATGAacggggccccccccggcggccccccgcccgccggcggcgccAAGGCCATGCCGGAGCCGTCGggaggcagcagcggcagcgAGGCAGCGCCCCAGGACGGTGAGTGCCGCCGGCCCCGAGGCAGCCCCCGGCGGGGtggccccccccgcaccccgcttTTGGgtgcccccccgctcccccccgccccgggccggccTGCGCGGCTGCGGAGCCGGCGGCCtgtgcgcagcgccgagcacagCGGACAAagggcagcgcccggcggggcTGAGCatcccccgcggcggcgccggggctgggggcgtCCGGGCCTCggtggcggaggggctggggcgggatggggcccccccccccggttgcCGAGCTGCGGGTTTGCCCGGTGCCACCCGCCCGGGAGCAGTGTTGGGCGCCCCCGATGCACCCCGGCCCGCAGCGCTGCGACGAGGGAGCAACCGGGGGGCCCttgccgccccccccctcccccgcgttGCACCCAAGGGTGCCGGAGCCGCCGGCTCTTCTGGGTGCCGGGCGGGGGCCATGGGCCAGGGAGGGGGCGCGGAcccgccgccgggctccgggTCGGGGTCGCCCCGTCGGTGCGCGCTCCGGTTGTGCCCGTAGGCACCGGCGCCGCCGCCACCTCGGCAgccccgacggcggcggcggagggacccgcaccggggggggggacagggaccctGCACCGGGAGGGACAGGGACCCCGCACGGCTGCCTCCCCGCCGGGAGCGGGGGCGCCGGgcgaggggcggccgcgggctccccgggctccccgccgcgGTTTCCGGGCCCCGGGAGCggaggcggccggcggggccgggggaagCGCGACCGAGCGGGTCCTCTCCCGGCACAGACCGACCGGGACCGGCGGGACAGACGCGGGGCAGCGGGGACAGACCCGGCCCCCTGTCCGTGCGCCCCCCTCGGGACAGAGCCGCGCCGGGAGGAGCCGGTTCGGCCGCGGTTCGATCGCGGTTCGGTCGCGGTTCGGTCGCGGTGCCCAGGCGGGGCgcagggagccgggagcgggTCCCATCCATCCGTCTTTAACGGGACCGATCCGCCTGCCCGGGGTGGCCCCGCGGCCGCCACCCGCGCCGGGATGCGCGCatcgcgctccgctccgctccgctccgccggccccggtgctccgcgctccgccccggccccggccccgcgcccggctccggcggccccggccgctccgcagcccggcgctgggggcggggggcgaggagGACTCGGGCCGCCCCCGAGACggagccgcggagccggggcACCGGGAGGCCCCAGGAGCCGGGCGCCCGCTCGGGTGCCGCGGGGAGCAGCGGCGGGAGGGGGACGGTGATGGAGACCGAGGGGTGGAGGATGACGGGGACGGGGGCACGGACCCGGCGTGAGCGCTTCGCCCCATGGCCTGGGGCCTTGTCCGCAGTGGGGTCCCCACCCCGAGGGGACCGGGGAAGCATCCTCCGAACCTGTGTTTGGCGGCCCCGGCTCCTGCGTCGACCCCAGGCTGGTTTTCTGCCGCGCTCTGGGGTGCCACCAGTGCCCCCGAGGGCCCGACCCCGGCGCGGGTGAGGAGCGCCCCACGGTCCTGCCGCGGCTCTCGCGTTGCTTGTACGCGGCATCCAGCAGCTTTCTCGCCCTCACGTCTTATTCCCTGCACATTCCCCCCTCTCGGCAGAGAAACCCCCTCTGCCCCCTCACCCTGCCCTTTGCCCACCTGGAGATGCTGCGGGTGAGGCCGCACACCGCTTTTTGGGACGGTATCTGGtatttttggtgttattttccattctccttccccttcccttggCTTTTGTCCATGCTTCTCGCATCGGCTTTGGGGACAGCGGAGAGGTTTTCGCCCGGCGCTGGGGCCGTGCGGGGGGCCGCGTGCTGCGCAGGAGCAGGGAGCTCCGGGCAATCCTGCCCGGCCACAGCACCAGCCCCTCTCGCAGGGCTGtttgaaagcagcagagaaaaccCTCTCCCCACATCCTGCTGCGCCCCAAAGCCATTCAGCGGGGGCCCGGGGCCGATGTGAGTCCAGAGAGAGCGACGTGGGGGCTCACTGATCCCTGCAAGCCCCTTTTTCACCCCAAAAAGCTGATTCCTCCCAGGCTGGAGGTCCTGCATGGTCCTGCTGCCACTGGCACCGCTGGACCACGGGGGATGTTTCCTGGTGGCACCTGTTTCCGCGAGGACACGGGATGGGGACAGAGCCAGCCGGCACCCGGGATGCTCCGAGAAGCCATCCTGCGAGAGGAAGCGTTTCTCCCAGCGATCCCACCTGGAGAGGAAACCACCTGGGCAACGGGAGCCAAAAGCAGCCGGTGGGAAGACGGACGAGGACACGGGGCGAGGAAAGCTCCGCGCGTGCAAGCGCGGGTGCGTGAGATCCCGAACCCACCGCCCTCGCCCGACCCGGGACGCAGCGTCCCAAATCGAGCAGGGCAGACGCGGAACCCCGCGCGAGCGCCCTGCCGCTGCCAGCACCAGCCTTTCGCTCCCCATCCGCGACGTTCTCAGCATCAGCGCGATGACAGCGAAGGAACTTTTACTGGTAACGTTATCTTTTATTGGCATCCTAAAGTGAAACAGGCCCTCGgcgttttctttcattttcctcttcacCACCGTTTTTTTTCGCAGCAGATGCACGTTTCGAGCCCCGCCGGTCACCGGCGAGGGCGTTTAGCAGCAATGCAAACGAACCCCtgcggctccggctccgcgggCGCATCCTCTCCGGGGACGGACACGCGGGTACCGAAAGCCGCGGGGCCGAAACCCCGTGAGCCGGGCGGAGGAAGCGccgcaagggggggggggggcgcgggctcGTCCCCTCCGTcctccccggcgccgcgcggcagccgccccgcgcagACCTTCCGCGCAACTTCTGAGGTCTTGAAAGCTTGTTCACCTCCTTTCATTAGACTAACAAATAATGTGTAACGCGAAACATCTGTTAACAACAGCCCTTAATGTTCTCAAGATGATAAAGCAGGAGGGTAATTTTGGCCAGCAGGCCTTGACTGATGGCTTTTCAAACAACGAACTTGCTTTTGGGGCTGCTCGGGGGTGGGAGCGGGCGCCGGCTCCGCCGGGCGCTTTGGGGCTGGCCGCAAATTCAGCGGGAGCCGCTGCGTGTCCCGCTCGGGCACAGGCCGCCTCGGAGGGCGCCGATGGGATCGAGATGACGTTACAGCAAATTGGTCTTAATTACGTAAAGGAGGGCAGATTAAAAGGGTGAAGGgagccggggaggagcagtgTGTAAATGCAAGCGCAGCGATCCGGCCGTCGGAGGGATCACCCTGGATAACCGCGTCTCCAAGCCCGTAGCCCCGGCATCCTGCTGCCCCgccagcgccgtggggcaggtgggGCTGGAGGCCCGGGGGCAGCAGATGCAACCTCGGCTGTGAAATCAGGCTCCACCCGGGAGCTGGACACGCTCCATCCGGCTGCTCCCAGCCCAAAAGCGGTGCTGGAAATCGGCTGTACCCTGTGCCGAGGGGGCTGCCGGAGGCTTCCCGGCTGAACGCGGGACCTGCCGTGCGCCCCGGGGAGGGACGAGGCTTCGAGCCCTGTGCAGAAATGGTTGATGCACATCACTGCATCCAAGCAGAGGGTCTCGGGGTTTTTCCCCCTAAAAATAAGCAATGgggtccctgctgcagcagcacccgGGGCAGCACCCGCAGCAGCGGCACAGGCCCGGAGCAGCCACTGCGCCTCCAGCTCATGCCCGAGCCTGGCGCTTGTCTAATGATGGATGCTCGCAGGTCCCCGGCGGAGCATCCGTCAGTGCGCATGGAGCAAGCACCGATTAATCCCGTCCCGGCTGCGCTGCGGGGCGAGCTCCCGCCCCAGCCCGCCTCCCCACCACTGGTTGTGCTCGGCCGGGGCCGCGTAGccaggctccccccagccccgatTCGGGACCCCCCGGGCTTGCAGCCCCCCTCGCCGCCAGCCCGAGCCAAGCCTGCTCCCGGGGGCACGTTGCTGCCCGTTGCCTCGGCCCCCTCAGCCGCAAATGCCAAAcctcctttaaaatatatatatatatatatatgtataaacatatacacacacacacacatatatatatatcttcattTTTGGGTGCATGGGGGCTGCGTGCCGCTATGCCAGGGCCAGGCAGGTTCCCATCGCCTCCGACGGGCTGCAGAAGCGCTCAGCCAGCTGGGGCAGGCACAGGTCCACGCGGGCACCGAGGGGGCCCGTGGCTCAGATCTGCGCTGGGTTTTCGGTGGGAGCCATGCGCCGGGATGCTGCTGCTTCCCACCCCACTTCCCAGCAGGGAAACGCTGCAAACGGGGCCTCCGGCTGCAGCTTTGgccccggggacgccggggaccTGGGTGCAATGGGGACGCGGGGCTTCGCTGCGCCATCGGGGAGCCTCTGCGGCCCCGCGCAAGGACGCGGTCCCAGTCCCCGGCGGCGCGGCTGAGCCCCCGGCACGcgggggcacccggacaccttGTCCGTCCCCCCCGGGCTGTTGTGTCTAGTGGAGCGGGAACAGCTCAGTGCGAGAGtatttcccctctccttttggGCTGTTATTTCAGGGAACGGGGCTGATTCAcaggaaaaatatgaaatttcGGCTCTGCGCAGCCAAGATGGGCGAATTTCCGCGAATCAGCAGTTTAAGAGCGCCTGGGCGTGTGTCCGTAGCTGGGAGGCTGATGAAATGATTTAGGGCTGCGAGGCTGCCTCATCCGAAACCCTTCCCGCGGTGCGGGGCCGAGCTCCGGGGGgcgattcccccccccccgggcacggGCGCTCGCCCCTGGGCTCAGCCCGCTGCCGGAGGGCACCGAGGGGCCAGGCTGGTACCCGCGCCGGGCCGGCATCCCTCGGCTGCGGATGCAGCCCTCGAGCATCCTTCATCTCCGATGGGTGTTTTCCCAGCTGGAAAAGCAAGTGGGAATAGGGAGAAGGCGGTCGCGCATCCGGGGCGCAGGGCAGAGCCTCGGTTCCTTCCCCGAGGCCGGGGAGGCAGGAAAGCGGCTGCTTtggcttaaaaaaaggaaagaaaagccctGGCTTGGGTTTGCAAAGCAGTTTTCCGGCACCCGTTTGACGGTGTGCGCAGCTTGGCAGAGCCAGCTCATTTTTCACCGGATGCCCCCAAATTtctattaattaaaaaagaaaaagaagaaaaacaaaccccacCCTCACCTTCGAACCGTGCCCGGCGCCCGCCCGAGGGCCGCGCGGCAGGAGGTGACGCTGTGCAGCCGTCCCCCGGCGCGACACCCCCCTCTCCGCGCTCGCGGGGGCTTCTGTGCCGTCCCGGCAgcagagggaggggggggaaaacGTTGTTTTTGCAAACAAACCCCCCCGCTGGCGGTGGGATGTGCGGGGGGGCGGCTGCCGCCATCCCGGGGCGTAgcaggcggcggcgcgcggcggccccgggggccggaGGTGTTAATTCGGCGGGAGGCTTAGCGAGGCCGCGgaggcgccggggggccgctcgccgcggggccgggctctcCCCATCCCCGGGAGAGCGGCAGCGccagcctgccccccccccccattccctccctctcccccccttggAGCGCGTATAATAAAGCGGCTTTTCAGCTGCGGCTGCAGCGATAGATCAGGAGGAATTGTATGAGGCTATTAAAGGCTGTGTGTCTCTGGATGGAGACTGCGGCTAAGCCCGGCGCCAGGCGCGCGCGCTGAACCAGATGTGTGGAGGCGCCGTCCTTCCCCGCCGCTGCAGCTGAGCGGCTGCAGCCTTCACACGCGAGCAGACTGGAGCGCACATGGCCGGGCAGCGGGGCACGGCCCGAGCCGCGCGGGGCACTGCTGGTGGCGGGGGGTTGCGTTGCCCCCCGAGCCGCGCGGGGCATCGccgtggggcaggcggggggTTGCGTTGCCCCCCGAGCCGCGCGGGGCATCGCCGCAGCGGATGGCTTGCATTGCACCCTGCATCCCGCAGGGCATCGCGCCGGGGTGGGACATgttgccccccccgccccgagtcACGCAGGGCACCGGATTGATGGCACCGTGCGGGGCAttgccgcggggccgggagggaaTTGCGTCGGCTCCGGAGCTGCGTACGGCATTGCGGCGGGTCGGATGGGGAGGTTGCATTGCACCCTGAGCATTGAAGGTCATTGCAGCGGGGGGGTCGCAGCGATGCTGCAGGGGGGCACACGGCACCGCAGGGGACTGCGCGCAGCACTGGGCAGGTGCCGCGGGGTAGAGCCTAGCCGAAGGCTGTGGCCCAGCCCGGGGCACCCCTCTGCGCCGGCAGCCCGTCCCCAAACGCGGCAGCACCCCGAGCCTCCTCCCGCTGCCCGCTGCGGCCTGAGCCGGGCCGAGGCAAGCCGCAGGGACCGCTCTCTTTGCAAGATGCTTTCGGAGCTGTGCCTCTGCATCCCCTACCCCACGCCAAAACCCCAGAGACCCCCCGCCACCGCCCGAACAGCGACAACTCACTGAGCTGCTTGGAGCAAACTGGTTTCCTTTAAATTAGAAGAAACTGAGGCGCTGCAATTAGCATTAGAGGTTTATACGACGTAAAGCAAATGTCAAAACTAAACTACCGAGCACCGGCCCTCTGCAAAGCCCTTTGCGTGGCTGTTCGGACATGACGCGTTTATTGATCAGGTTTTAAGTCCTCCCGGGATTCGCAGGAGAGCAGCCGGGAGGTGCCGGCCGTCGCCGTCCCACAAACGCACATGCCAGCACGTTAAAACCGGCGTGGTTTCCGCTGCGAGCTGGTGCCGTTGCAATAGCCGGGCTTGTGTCGTCGGGGCTGCGGGGCCTCATCCTGCAAGATGCTGAGCGCCAGCTCCTAAAACCGCCGGCCGGGAGGGTGAGAAACCCCGGTGCAAACATGGCTCGTGCAGCGAAACGAGGAATTCGGAGCAAAACCGTCCCTGCGGAAACGTGCTGCGGTGCCCACGGTCCCCGGGGAGCTGCCACCGCGCACGGTGCTGCTGTCCCTTCCTGCGCCCCGGCGCGAGGCACCGTCCTACCGCGGCAACGGTTAAACGGGCcgggtgaaaaaaaagaaaaaaagatacgaGCCActtattaaaatgaatgttttacaaTAAATTTGGCAGGGGGCCACTGACCTCAAATGAAAACCAGACCGAAGGACAACAATCCCGGTCGCCGGCGAGGCTCTCGGAGCGCCCACATGCCCGCCGGGGTCGGCCCGCTCGCTGCCACCTCCGCCGGGCACGGAAAAACCCCGCTTGGCCCCCAAAAAGGAGAAGAGCAGCTGGTTTGGGAGCAGGAGCCGGCCGCGGGTCGAAGGCCCGGCTGTGCCCCggctgggggggcagcgggggttTGCAGCGCCTGCCCTGGCGCTCagcacgtcccccccccccatcttggCAATGACCCTAATGCAATTAGGCCTGTGCTTTAACCTGGAGGGCTGGTGTTGGGTTTCAGAGCCAGATGCCATTTGGGGCTGGCTTGCTTTGGGCTTTTGCTTATTAAATTCCAAGAAACCACCTTTTTttgcgttgggggggggggagacctgGGATTGCCGTGCCAGGGGGCTCTGGCGGGGGGCCAGCCCTCCACGTCGCGCTCCTGCTATGCGCCGCGGGCcggttgctttttatttttcgaGACCCCCTGCAAAACCCGCAGCGGGCTGTCGACGCCGTCGGGGTCTGGGGCAGCCCGCCGCCTCGGCCAGCCGCCGCTGAACGCGATGGGGGGGTTCAGCGGGACTTGGCGCGAGCAGCTGGGCGCTGCTCCCCGTGCCGGAGCTCGTTAGCGTTAATTAATTGCACGTGCCGCGTGCCCGGCCAGGCGAACGCGTGAGCTGTTACGGGCGGTGGTGGCGCGAGGATGATGGCAGCGCTGCCGAGGCTGCGGGACGGGGCCGGCCGGGCACCCGGGCTCGCGGAGGACGGGCTCTGCGGACGGATTCAGCACTTGGGACCGTCCCCAAGCAGCGTCCCCGATTCCCCGGGCTGGCAAAGGGCCGAAAAGCCCATTTTTCCACCCATGGCGGGGGGTTACGTGGGCTGGATCCCACCTGGGGTTCCCGAGCTGGGGCCACCACCAGGACCCCGGGGGTCCCAGGAGCCCCGTGACGGGTCTCTCCGGACCCCGTCTCCCAAAGGGCCCCGTGGCGCGGCTGTTCCCAGTGCCGGGTGACAAGGAGGGTGACACTGCTCCTGCCACTCGCGGGCGCCTTCCTGCTGTCCTGGCCCTCCAACCACCCGGGAGAGCCCAGGGCGGGGATCACTCTTGCTGCTCAGCCCGCTCGCGCTGGAGCTCCGTGGCCAAAGATGCTCCCCGTCCCCTTCCCGAGGCCCGAAAGCCTCCCCCCGGCTCCGTCCCCTCCTGCGGGGAACGTGGCTGCAATTAATTCATTAACCGCTTCCGCTGACGCAGGAGCCGCCCGTGCCAAAGCGCCGTTCCCAGCCTCATCTGGATGCGCGTCGCCCCCGGCCGCGCACGTCCCCCTCCGCCGCGCTGCGGAGCCAAGGCAGAGCTCGGCacggcccggggccccgcgggatgcgggatgcgggatgcgggatgcgggatgcgggatgcgggagcGCTCGGCGCGTGAAAGCTGCAGGCTTTACCCAATGCACACGGCCGCGGCCCCACAGACGCCGTCGGAGCCCTGCGGATTTACAACCGCGCGGTGACCCGGCCCGAGGGCTCTGCCCGTCGCTGCTAATTCACGGCACGGCGTCTGCCTTTTCCTGCTCCGTGGGGCCTGCTGGGGATAACAGGGTGATtgtggggaaaagcagggcaggatcaggccctaatCCCCGTGCAAACCTCAGGAGCGGCCGGGGGCTCCTTCGGCCCCAGGGCATTATCCGCGGCGTCTCCAGCCCTTGTGGCATCTCCAGATCTCGTGGCATCTCCAGCCCTCGTGGCATCTCCAGCCCTCGTCCCTCCCGCGCTTCTCCAGGTTGTCCCGGCTTGTGGGACGGGGGCATCGGGACTGTGCGGGCTGCTGCCCATCGCCGGCAGTGCTGCTCGCGAGGCTGCACCGCGAGAAGCTCCCTCGGCGCCGTGCAGAGTCGGGGCCTGGAGCGGGACCCCACGGCCACGGAGGCTGCGACCCCCGGGGCAGCCTTGGCCGCGCTCTCGGGACCGGCTTTGCCGCTCCGGGTTAACAGAGACACTTTCCCCCCAGCAAAACTGGCAGCCTGTAAAAACGTGTCAGCGTTTCAGTTTTTTCACAATTAATGAGGTGAAACATCCTCGGAAACATTTCGCTGTAATGTTTCTCCAGTAGCTGAGACTTGCCCCGCTCTTAAATTTTTCATGCGCGCCGCTCGAGCCGAGAAAGTTTCCTTAGGACTCAGCACATTTGGACCCCCCCGGCCTCTCCCGCCAGCGCCGAGGCCCCGTCCCGAGCCTCCGTCCTGCCTCCGCGGCCTCcttcggggctctgctcgccggggagcggcgcgggggcacGGCCGCGAAGCATCCCCGCTCGCTCGGGGGGGAGCGCGTCGCCCGGCCCGAAACGGGTCCCACCGGCGCGGGATGCCGGGACGCTTCCCGGCGGAAGAAACGGAGCCGGGGGGAGAAACGCCGCCGGGGGGGACCCCAAACCCTAAAGCCGTGCCGGAGCACGGATTAATCCGAAGGGAAACGCTTCCCCCGAGCGCATGATTTAGAGCCCGCGTTAAACGGTTGCACGTGGAGCTCTCGGGGACGTCAGCGCCGCGGCTCCCCGTCCCCCCGGAGCAGAGGGGGACGGAGGGAGCCCACATGTTTACCGAGCGAGGCCATGGGAGAAACGCAAGACATTGTTTTTCCAAAGGATTTCTTGGCTGTAAAAGGCCGCCGCCACCCTGCGGCTTCCCTGATGAAGGCCCAGCGTTAATTTGTTAAATCCACATCAAGTGCCCGGAGAACCAGTTGTTTATTTTTGCTAATTCAGCCGGCCGAGATCAAATTGGGGTTTTATTTGTTAAGGATAAGCCTTAATTAATAAAAGCTATTTATTTGGTTAGAGCTGGCCGCAGCCTGAGGGTCAGATACGCCATGATCATTATTTCAAGTAAAACAAACCCAAAACGTCTCTCAACAGTTTGAAAAAACGTAGAAACTTAGAGGGCTGAATTTATTTGTCTTAGGAAGAATTTACAGCTAATTCCCTCCAGGCCATTTCAGCCCTTAAATTATAcccaagaagaagaagaagaagaaaaaacgctgttacgggaggagaagggaagtaaCTCGTGCAGAAGAGTTGATCATtcggctgggggcaggggggtgaAAAATGTGAACCTTAAAAGGTCTTTGGCAAACTGCTCCCATATAAATGGAACGTGTGAAATAATTTAACGGCAGAAAACCGGGGCTCTGGGTCCGGCTGCGATGGAAAATGAAGCACATTGGAAGGGAAGCAGCCTCGGCTTTTTGCAAGACAGATCTGAAGTCGCTTCCCTCGCTGCAGAGTCCGCGGGGTAGTGGTGGCAAAAGGGAGATGATATGTGTGATCCCTGTggccgggggggccgtggcgGCACGCGGAGGGGGATTTTGCAGCATCAGCCGGAGCCCGGCCCTGGGAGGAGAGGGCTTTGCCCCCGTGGGAGCTGCCGGGATGCCCGTGGGGATGCTGAGCACCGCGGGCGATGGGCACGCTGCCGGGACCAGCCTTGCCCGGGATGCGGGCTGGAGACCCGCGTCTCGGAGATGGTGACGGTGCCCTCCCGGGAGCCGAGCCTTGCAAGTGGCTGCGATCAGAGATGACACCAGTGCGTCTCTTAGGTCTGGACCGCAGCTGCGCCGAGGTCATTTATCGCTCGCTAATGGAGGTCGTAAGTCAAATCTGGAGCCTCAGTGGAAATCTAGTGAAAATCACCTATTTACAGCACTCGGCTGCTGACGGCATGGGAGGCGTCCGGGACCTGCCAGTCTGAGGGCCTCCCTTGGCAAGGCGAAGAGCCGCAGCCAGCGAGCGATTCCTACAGAGGAGCAGTCAAAGCACGGAGAAAAAGGGCAAGAGCCGGAAAAGCGGGCTCGGTTCACGCTCAGCTAAGTCAACACGGCTCTGACCCAGCAGCGCTGGGGCCATTGCCTTTGCAAATGGTGCAAGACCAGTCGCTCCCCCGGCTTCCCCCGGCACAGGGCAGTTTTCCTGCAAATGCGCAGCCCAGACTCAGTTGCATCCATGCTCCTGCCCTGATGTGGTGCCGCGAGCCCCCAGGACTCGGTGCATGGCCCTCGCCCGCCCGTGAGCCCCGGAGAGGCGGCATCACCCAAGGCTGGGCATCACGACCCGCTGCAGAGGAGACCAGACCGTGTCCAAGCCACCTCCAGCACCCCAGGGCCAGACCATGTCCAAGCCACCTGCCGTGCCCCAGAGCTCATGGGCAAAAAGACTTGCATCTTTTCTAATGCACTGGGTAAATTTAAGGCTTCTTTTTCTTAAACACAGCCTGGGTCATCTC containing:
- the PRRX2 gene encoding paired mesoderm homeobox protein 2 isoform X1, which codes for MDSAPAFAMDKPFAPSAVRGPEPPENPQSRKNFSVSHLLDLEEVAAGMNGAPPGGPPPAGGAKAMPEPSGGSSGSEAAPQDGWRSCMVLLPLAPLDHGGCFLVAPVSARTRDGDRASRHPGCSEKPSCERKRFSQRSHLERKPPGQREPKAAGGKTDEDTGRGKLRACKRGCVRSRTHRPRPTRDAASQIEQGRRGTPRERPAAASTSLSLPIRDVLSISAMTAKELLLQMHVSSPAGHRRGRLAAMQTNPCGSGSAGASSPGTDTRVPKAAGPKPREPGGGSAARGGGGAGSSPPSSPAPRGSRPAQTFRATSEVLKACSPPFIRLTNNV
- the PRRX2 gene encoding paired mesoderm homeobox protein 2 isoform X3, coding for MDSAPAFAMDKPFAPSAVRGPEPPENPQSRKNFSVSHLLDLEEVAAGMNGAPPGGPPPAGGAKAMPEPSGGSSGSEAAPQDGWRSCMVLLPLAPLDHGGCFLVAPVSARTRDGDRASRHPGCSEKPSCERKRFSQRSHLERKPPGQREPKAAGGKTDEDTGRGKLRACKRGCVRSRTHRPRPTRDAASQIEQGRRGTPRERPAAASTSLSLPIRDVLSISAMTAKELLLARV